The genomic stretch ACTTTGTTATGTGCCCTGATTTCCATTATCCATTTGCATTATCGCAATATGACTTGACCTCAATACTTATTTAAACTTATCAATTCCCATAAAGTCGTTTCGTGGGTTGAAGCTTAATTCCTAGTCCTACTGTCCTTGCTGGAGTAATCGCTTCATGCCTGAAAATTTCTTTGGGGTGTTCAAATGGGTTTTCTTTCAGGCAGCCTTGAAAGCTTCGATTCCGAAATATTCCAGGCAATCAGGAACGAAACAACCAGGCAAAACGACGGGCTGGAGCTAATCCCGTCTGAAAATTACGTAAGTCCGGCTGTCATGGAGGCGCTTGGCTCAACACTTACTAACAAGTACTCGGAAGGTTATGCGGGAAAGAGATATTATGGGGGCAACAAATACATAGATGTTGTCGAGACAATTGCAATTGAGCGGGCAAAGCAGCTTTTTGGGGCTGAACACGTCAATGTCCAGCCCTATTCCGGCTCGCCTGCAAACCTTGAGGCATACTCCTCGGTGCTGAACTTTGGCGACAAGGTCATGGGCCTGTCCCTTGCCCATGGGGGGCACCTGACCCACGGCCACAAGGTTAATTTTTCAGGCAAGGCATACAACATTGTCCACTATCTTGTTGACGAAAAGACGCATCTGCTTGACTATGACAAAATAAAAAAGCAGGCACTTGCCGAAAAGCCAAAGCTTATTGTTTCAGGCTTTACTGCATACCCTCGCACCGTAGACTTCAAGGCCTTTGCAGAGATAGCTTCTGAAGCAGGCGCAGTCTCAATGGCCGACATATCGCACATCTCGGGCCTTGTGATTGGCAAGGTGCACCCATCGCCATTCCCTTTCACTGACATAGTGACTACCACAACGCACAAGACGCTTCGCGGAGTGCGCGGGGCAATGATTATGTGCAAGGAGAAATACGCGGTCCAGGTTGACAAGGCAGTTTTCCCTGGCATGCAAGGCGGGCCGCACAACCACACCACTGCCGCAAACGCAGTTGCATTCAAAGAGGCAATGACTCCGGAATTTGCCCATTATGCCGCCCAGATTGTAAAAAACGCCAAGGCGCTTGCAGATGAACTCATGGCGCAGGGCCTCAAGGTGATAACAGGCGGGACTGACAACCACCTTGTCCTGGTTGACGTTTTTTCCTCAAAGGGAATTCCGGGCAAGGATGCCGAAGCGGCCTTGGACGAGGCGCTAATCACATGCAACAAAAACCAGGTGCCATATGACACCCGCTCGCCGTTTGACCCGTCCGGCATCAGGCTTGGGACTCCGGCAATAACGACGCGGGGCATGAAGGAGTCTGAGATGAAAGAGGTTGGGCGGCTGATTGCAAAAGTCATTTCAAACCACACCGACGCATCGGTCAAGGAAAAAGTCAGGCAAGAGGTAGTGGCACTTACAAGCAAGTTTCCACTATATCCCCTCTAGGCATTCAATCAAATTTAGCTGTTTTGAAAAATCTGGGAAGCCCAATAATGCAAGTGTGTGCCAATGCCAAAAAAACACGATTTTCTCTTTCTTCCCCATACTGCGGATATAATGTTCGAGGCTTTTGGAACTTCATTTTCCGGCGCCCTTGAATCAGCCGCGCAGGCAATTTTTGACGTTGTTGGAAAGGCGCAAAAGCCCGGGGAGGAAATAGAAATATTGGAAACTGGCGCAAAATCGCGCGACGAGCTTGTCGTGTTTGTTCTCTCAAAAATAGTCTCCGCCATTGATGCGCACGAGCTAGTCCCATATGATTTCAAGGTTTCCCAGTTCGATGAAAAGAGCCTGGCCCTGCGCGGAACTTTGTTTCTTGGAAAAGGCACGCCGCGCGACCACATCAAGGCAGTCACGTTTGGGAACCTTGAAGTGCAGCACAAATCAAGGGGCGCATGGAGGCTTCAGGTCCTCCTTGACATCTGAACTTTGAAAAATAAATTTGGAAAATTGGGCTGGCTTTATCACCCAAGCCTTATGTAATAAACTCCGTTTGTGTCCTTGAGCACAACAGGGTCGTTGAGAAGGGATTTCAAGTCAATGTTGAAAACGCCCTTTTCAAGCATCTGTATGTTTTCAAGCTCAAGCATGACGGGGTTTTTCAGCCTGTTT from Candidatus Parvarchaeota archaeon encodes the following:
- a CDS encoding serine hydroxymethyltransferase; this translates as MGFLSGSLESFDSEIFQAIRNETTRQNDGLELIPSENYVSPAVMEALGSTLTNKYSEGYAGKRYYGGNKYIDVVETIAIERAKQLFGAEHVNVQPYSGSPANLEAYSSVLNFGDKVMGLSLAHGGHLTHGHKVNFSGKAYNIVHYLVDEKTHLLDYDKIKKQALAEKPKLIVSGFTAYPRTVDFKAFAEIASEAGAVSMADISHISGLVIGKVHPSPFPFTDIVTTTTHKTLRGVRGAMIMCKEKYAVQVDKAVFPGMQGGPHNHTTAANAVAFKEAMTPEFAHYAAQIVKNAKALADELMAQGLKVITGGTDNHLVLVDVFSSKGIPGKDAEAALDEALITCNKNQVPYDTRSPFDPSGIRLGTPAITTRGMKESEMKEVGRLIAKVISNHTDASVKEKVRQEVVALTSKFPLYPL
- a CDS encoding archease; protein product: MPKKHDFLFLPHTADIMFEAFGTSFSGALESAAQAIFDVVGKAQKPGEEIEILETGAKSRDELVVFVLSKIVSAIDAHELVPYDFKVSQFDEKSLALRGTLFLGKGTPRDHIKAVTFGNLEVQHKSRGAWRLQVLLDI